From Vicia villosa cultivar HV-30 ecotype Madison, WI unplaced genomic scaffold, Vvil1.0 ctg.002312F_1_1, whole genome shotgun sequence, the proteins below share one genomic window:
- the LOC131638422 gene encoding uncharacterized protein LOC131638422, producing the protein MSYSTLIQTHTPNNNEGEDKDFCFWTSPSSESSRIKDILEGKKELMEMMQHMPESSFELSFQDMVVEQHQVPEAKPKPEPEQVSSKVQQPQHKKLNEKKKTKKKENKCNSRHGKILRAESMDSETFLLKMVFPTSLDWKKKTTKKQNGSKVEEKDKEWRIKRFFTEHRQNTRSSSSSSNSGCDGNDKSRYVDRSFSFSQGCFPFFDHRKSKLKKDTLKL; encoded by the exons ATGAGCTACTCAACCTTAATCCAAACACATACTCCTAACAATAATGAAGGAGAAGATAAAGACTTCTGTTTCTGGACTTCACCATCTTCAGaatcttcaaggatcaaagatATTTTAGAAGGAAAGAAGGAACTCATGGAGATGATGCAACACATGCCTGAGTCTAGCTTTGAACTCTCTTTCCAAGACATGGTTGTTGAGCAGCATCAAGTTCCAGAAGCTAAACCTAAACCAGAACCAGAACAAGTCTCTAGTAAAGTTCAACAACCTCAACACAAGAAGCtgaatgagaagaagaaaacaaagaagaaggaaaaCAAATGCAATAGTAGACATGGTAAGATATTGAGGGCTGAAAGCATGGACAGTGAAACATTCTTACTGAAGATGGTTTTTCCAACTTCTCTTGATTGGAAGAAGAAGACTACTAAAAAACAAAATGGTTCCAAGGTAGAAGAAAAAGATAAAGAATGGCGAATCAAAAGATTTTTCACTGAACATAGACAAAATACTCGTAGTAGTAGCAGCAGCAGCAACAGCGGCTGCGACGGCAATGACAAAAGCAG GTATGTTGATCGCAGCTTCTCATTCTCACAAGGTTGTTTCCCATTCTTTGATCATAGAAAAAGCAAATTAAAGAAGGACACTTTGAAACTTTGA